From the genome of Lotus japonicus ecotype B-129 chromosome 6, LjGifu_v1.2, one region includes:
- the LOC130726793 gene encoding RING-H2 finger protein ATL58-like yields MKALTKLFQQLCSKIIILLTLLLVELIVLLWRLTSEKRSITTKQYLEFIEENNPTIRYAKRRSSWSELEHVVPDDTECRVCLSEFEEGEKVRRLKCKHTFHKDCLDKWLQECWATCPLCRKQVLPCDVVSKHRHFLSHEENVEHLPYLLFVWRGGNGSNFRRYV; encoded by the coding sequence ATGAAAGCTCTCACAAAGCTCTTCCAGCAACTTTGCAGCAAAATAATAATCCTATTGACACTCCTGCTAGTAGAGCTCATCGTCCTCCTTTGGAGACTAACATCAGAAAAACGGTCAATCACCACGAAGCAGTACCTTGAGTTCATCGAAGAGAACAACCCCACGATTCGCTACGCGAAAAGGCGGTCGTCATGGTCAGAGCTGGAGCATGTTGTGCCGGATGATACGGAGTGCAGGGTGTGCTTGTCCGAATTCGAGGAAGGAGAGAAGGTGAGGAGGTTGAAATGCAAGCACACTTTTCACAAAGATTGCTTGGACAAGTGGTTGCAGGAATGTTGGGCAACATGCCCGCTTTGCAGGAAACAAGTGTTGCCGTGTGATGTCGTATCCAAACATCGTCATTTCCTAAGTCACGAAGAGAATGTGGAGCATCTTCCATATCTGTTATTCGTGTGGCGTGGTGGTAATGGAAGTAACTTCCGTAGATATGTGTGA